The DNA region TTTTGCCATATGAGTGGTCCGATCGCGGTCGACGACCTCACCGCCGAAGAGCGAATCGAGCTCATTGGGAGGCTGTGGGACAGCCTCGACCCCGCCGTCGCTGCGCCGATCACGCCCGCATTAGCCGCCGAGCTGCACCGCCGCGAGGCGGAAGCTGACGAGGCGCCTGAGGCAGGCGATGACTGGGCAGACATCCGCGACGAGCTCCGCAAGAAGCTTCGGTAGGTGCGTCGGCTCCGTGTTCGCAAGATCGCGAGGGCCGAGATCGTTGCTGCCTTCGAGTGGTATCTCGAACGCTCCCCCGCTGCAGCGCAACAGTTCCTCAACGCGGTAGACGACGCGATGACACTTATCGCAGAAGCGCCCGAGCGTCACCCCATCGTTCGGGGTTCATCTTCGTCGCGTTCTCCTGCGGCGCTTCCCCTACGCAGTCTATTACAAGGTCTTCCCGTCGACGATCAGCGTCGTAGGCGTGATTCACGGGCACCGCCACCCGGAGACGTGGTTGCGGCGCGCTGCGCCCTAACAAGCCGCTGCAGACTGACGAGCGGCTTGGGGACCGTGAGGTGAAGTTGGAACGATTCTCCAACGCCGCTCCCGGGGACGGCGCCGCGCTTCAGGAGGCGAGGCAGGTGGGCGAGCTGCCCGGTGCTCGAGGTGGCGCAGGCGACACGGGTGGGCTGGATTGGCTCCAACTCGGCCGTCTGATCTGAGTGCCAGGCCCTCGCCTCAGGAGACGAGCATGCTTCAGGAAAACGATCCCGCGCCCGAATTCGAGCTGCCGGCTGACGACGGCTCGACCGTGCGCCTCTCGGATTTCCGGGGCCGCAAGGTTGTCCTCTACTTCTATCCCAAGGACGATACGCCGGGGTGCACGACGCAAGCCTGCGGGCTACGGGACCGGCTGCCGGAGCTCGAGGCCCGCGGCGCCCTGGTACTGGGTGTGAGCCCCGACTCGCCGGCTTCGCACGGCGGTTTTCGGGACAGGTACGGCCTGCCGTTCCGCCTGCTGGCCGACACCGAGCACAAGGTAGCGGAAGCCTACGGCGTGTGGCGGGAGAAGAGCATGTACGGCCGCAGCTTCTGGGGGAACGAGCGCACCACTTTCCTGATCGACGAGGCCGGCCGCATCGCGCGCATCTTTCCGCGGGTCAAGCCGGCCGAGCACGTGGACCTGGTGCTGGGGGCGCTGAGCTGAGCTGCCAGCGCCTTGCGGAAGGCCAGCGTTGCTCCCCTGCCGACCGCGCACAGCGGGTTCGTGTCGAAAGCCGCACCGTACCTGTGCCCGCTCTTGAAGCACACCGTTGCGCCATGGAGGTACTTTCACTGCGGAGGACACGGAGGGCACGGAGGGGCGGGAAGCCTCGCCAACGCCGCTGGATCCCGCGCTCCCGGCGCGCGCGGCACCGAGCTGATACGTTCTCGAAATTGCGAAACAGTTACTGAGCCCCTGTTGAACACGGATCCTGCTCACGAGCAATTCTCCGACCAACCGCGGCGTGGGAGGTCCCGGCCGGAGGCGTTGCAGGCCGCGGCCGTGCGGGTTCCGGCCAGCACCTCGAACCTGGGCGCGGGCTTCGACGCGATCGGTCTGGCGCTGGACCGCTACCTGACCGCTCGCTACGAGCGGGGCGCCGGCGAGCTGCGCGTCGAGCGCCGCGGCACGCTGGCCCGGCTGGCCGTCTCGCCGGACGAGGACGTGCTGGTCAGGGCCTTCCGGACGAGCTGCCGCCGGCGCGGCCTGCCCGAGCCCAGAGGCTGGCTGGTCGCGGACTCCGGGATCCCGGTGGCCCGAGGCCTGGGTTCTTCGGCGGCAGCCGTGGTCGCCGGCCTGGCCCTGGCCGCCGCTGCCACCGCACCACACCTGCCCGACGGGGACACGGCGGGACCCGGGGAGATGGAGACGGGACCGGGGGAGGCGGAAGCAGCCCATGGGATCGCAGGGTTCGACCGGCAGGCGGCGCTGCGCGAGGCGGAAGCGCTCGAGGGCCACCCGGACAACGCCGCGCCCGCGCTGCTGGGCGGGCTGGTGGGCGTGGCCCGGGACGGCGCGGGCCGGGCAGGGGCCTTCCGGCTGCCGCTCTCCCCAGCCATCGCCTTCGCGTTCGCCGCGCCCGGCCTGGGCGTGGCCACTGCCGAGGCACGGGCCGCGCTGCCGGCCGCCGTACCGCACGCGCTGGCGGCCCGCGGGCTGGGCCGGGTGGCGGCCCTGGTCCGCGGCCTGGAAACCGCGGACCCGGAATTGCTGCGCCTGGGCTTCTCTGACGAGCTGCACATGCCCTACCGGCTGCCACTGATCCCGGGCGCCGCCGCGGCGCTGGCTGCCGCACAAAGCGCGGGCGCCTGGGCGGCCACCATCTCCGGCAGCGGCTCCGGGCTGATTGCGGCGTGCCCGGCCGGCCAGGCCGCGGCGGTCGCGGAAGCCATGGCGGCGGCGTTCCGCGACGCGGTGCGGGAAGGCGAGGTCATCTGGTTTGCCGCGTCGCCCGACCTGGAAGGCCTTCGCTTCCTCACGCCCGTATGAGCCCGCGAGCCCGCCCGGGAGTGCTGGCCCGCTACCGCGAGCTACTGCCCGTCACGGCACGCACACCCGCGCTCACGCTGCACGAGGGGGATACGCCGCTGCTTCCCGCGCTGCGGCTGGCCAAGTGGGTCGGCGTCCGGGAGCTCTACCTCAAGTACGAGGGGCTGAACCCGACGGGCTCGTTCAAGGACCGGGGCATGGTGGTGGCGGTGGCGAAGGCGGCCGAGGCCGGGGCCGAGACGGTGCTGTGCGCGTCCACCGGCAACACGGCCGCCAGCGCGGCGGCGTACGCGGTGCGCGCGGCCATGCAGGCCGTGGTCCTGCTGCCCCAGGGTAGCGTGGCCGCGGGCAAGCTGGCGCAGGCGGGCATATACGGCGCGCGTGTGCTGGCGCTGGACACCGGGTTCGACGGCTGCCTCGACATCGCGCGCGAGCTGGCCGGCCGCTACGCGGTCGCGCTGGTCAACTCGGTCAATCCGCACCGCATCGAGGGGCAGGCCACGGGCGCCTACGAGATCTGCGATGCGCTGGGCGATGCGCCCGCGGTGCTCGCGCTGCCGGTGGGCAACGGGGGGAACATCACGGCGTACTGGCTCGGCTTCCGCCGCTACCAGGAGCTGGGCGGATCCCGCCAGTTGCCGCGCATGCTGGGCGTGCAGGCGGCGGGCGCGGCGCCGCTGGTGCTGGGGCACCCCGTCGAGCGGCCGGAGACCGTGGCCACGGCCATACGCATCGGCCGGCCCGCGACCTGGGAGCCGGCCCTGGCCGCGGCGCACGACTCGGGCGGCGCCATCCTAGCCGTCGAGGACGAGGAGATCCTGGAGGCCTACCACGAGGTGGCCCGGCGCGAGGGCGTGTTCTGCGAGCCGGCATCCGCCGCCGGCATCGCGGGCCTGCGCCGCGCCGTGCGGGCGGGGCAGGTCGAGCCGCAGCAGCGCTGCGTCTGCATCCTGACCGGCCACGGCCTCAAGGACCCGGAGCGCGCGCTGGCCGCGAGGGTGAACGTGGTCGAGGTCGGCGGCAGAAGCGAGGACGTCGCCCAGGCGCTGGGCTGGAAAAGCTAGCGGACGAAAAATTTCACTGCGCTGGAATCATCCGGAGCCGGCATCAAGGGGTGGGCTACCCCCTAGGAATCCGGCGCCGCCTGGCTCTTGTCTCCCCAGCGCGGGCGGAGCGCCGGGTAGCCGCGGGCGCCGCAGCCGGGGCAGCGCTCGGCCAGCGACCAGATGGTCCTGCGGCAGTGCGGGCACTGGGCGCGGCTCCCTTGCGTATCGCGGCCCTCGAGCCGGGACGGCGCGCCGCAACCCGCGCAGGCGGACGAACGTCGCGGGAGCTCCGCACCGCAAATAGCGCAGGTGGACACGGGCAGCAGTATGCAGGCTCCCGGGCCGGAACGCCAGCCTTCACTTCCGGACACCCGACGCGCTATCTTCGGGCCCGTCTCCCGGGCTCCGTGCAAGCCCGCCCGGGCGCCGCGCCTAAGAATGCCGGGCGATGCAGGACAGCGCCGCGCCCCGACGTCGCAGCATCCCCACACTTCTCGACCGTGAAGAGGCGGAAGCCATGAACATTACCGGCCGCATTGCCGCGAAGATGCTGTTCCGGGGCATCCGCAACCGCATCGAGCAGCGCCCGCTCTCCGTCTCCTTCGAGATCACGCACGCCTGCACGGCCAACTGCTGGCACTGCAACTGGGGCGGCCCGGTCAAGGGCGAGAAGCGGCTGGGCGCGGAGGACTACGCCCGCATCTGCCGCGATCTGCGCCCGGTCGTCGCGCACATCTCGGGCGGCGAGCCGCTCGCCCGGAGCGACGTCTACGACATCGTGCGCGCCATGGCCAGGCCGGGCGATCTGCCCTGGATGGTGATGGTGAGCAATGCCTCGAATCTTACGGTCGAGAGATACCGCCGGCTGCGCCAGGCGGGGATCAACCAGTTCTCGATCTCGCTCGATTTCCCGGACGACCGGCACAGTGAGTTCCGGCGCATTCCCGGGCTCTTCCAGAAAATGGACCGCGTGATCCCGCGGCTGGCGGCACTGGGCAACAATGACGTCTCCCTCAATGCCTGCATCACGGCCTGGAA from Gemmatimonadota bacterium includes:
- a CDS encoding addiction module protein, giving the protein MSGPIAVDDLTAEERIELIGRLWDSLDPAVAAPITPALAAELHRREAEADEAPEAGDDWADIRDELRKKLR
- a CDS encoding type II toxin-antitoxin system RelE/ParE family toxin — encoded protein: MRRLRVRKIARAEIVAAFEWYLERSPAAAQQFLNAVDDAMTLIAEAPERHPIVRGSSSSRSPAALPLRSLLQGLPVDDQRRRRDSRAPPPGDVVAARCALTSRCRLTSGLGTVR
- the bcp gene encoding thioredoxin-dependent thiol peroxidase, yielding MLQENDPAPEFELPADDGSTVRLSDFRGRKVVLYFYPKDDTPGCTTQACGLRDRLPELEARGALVLGVSPDSPASHGGFRDRYGLPFRLLADTEHKVAEAYGVWREKSMYGRSFWGNERTTFLIDEAGRIARIFPRVKPAEHVDLVLGALS
- a CDS encoding homoserine kinase, whose amino-acid sequence is MQAAAVRVPASTSNLGAGFDAIGLALDRYLTARYERGAGELRVERRGTLARLAVSPDEDVLVRAFRTSCRRRGLPEPRGWLVADSGIPVARGLGSSAAAVVAGLALAAAATAPHLPDGDTAGPGEMETGPGEAEAAHGIAGFDRQAALREAEALEGHPDNAAPALLGGLVGVARDGAGRAGAFRLPLSPAIAFAFAAPGLGVATAEARAALPAAVPHALAARGLGRVAALVRGLETADPELLRLGFSDELHMPYRLPLIPGAAAALAAAQSAGAWAATISGSGSGLIAACPAGQAAAVAEAMAAAFRDAVREGEVIWFAASPDLEGLRFLTPV
- a CDS encoding threonine synthase, with protein sequence MSPRARPGVLARYRELLPVTARTPALTLHEGDTPLLPALRLAKWVGVRELYLKYEGLNPTGSFKDRGMVVAVAKAAEAGAETVLCASTGNTAASAAAYAVRAAMQAVVLLPQGSVAAGKLAQAGIYGARVLALDTGFDGCLDIARELAGRYAVALVNSVNPHRIEGQATGAYEICDALGDAPAVLALPVGNGGNITAYWLGFRRYQELGGSRQLPRMLGVQAAGAAPLVLGHPVERPETVATAIRIGRPATWEPALAAAHDSGGAILAVEDEEILEAYHEVARREGVFCEPASAAGIAGLRRAVRAGQVEPQQRCVCILTGHGLKDPERALAARVNVVEVGGRSEDVAQALGWKS
- a CDS encoding radical SAM protein, with translation MQDSAAPRRRSIPTLLDREEAEAMNITGRIAAKMLFRGIRNRIEQRPLSVSFEITHACTANCWHCNWGGPVKGEKRLGAEDYARICRDLRPVVAHISGGEPLARSDVYDIVRAMARPGDLPWMVMVSNASNLTVERYRRLRQAGINQFSISLDFPDDRHSEFRRIPGLFQKMDRVIPRLAALGNNDVSLNACITAWNFREVPEMVRLAKRWGTPINFSAYTPLRLSDLRGMPAEETYAELRRVFETVIAMKRAGYPVYTSERVLWKFYRFLTGGTIPGCQAGRRFLVINPDGRLTPCAMVMAYHTSQRTMLREFTRHNTCEMCYISTRANTEKTPFEFVADNLQLLLERIFRRRSRLPDTTLPWAEEAEADAVAEELASAD